One genomic region from Planifilum fimeticola encodes:
- a CDS encoding FAD-binding oxidoreductase — translation MEWIDSLRKLLKEDQVTVNPTELERHSRDESYHTPHLPDVVVFPENREEVSRILRFANDREIPVTPFGLGSSLEGHVIPYKGGISVDFQRMNKILEVRPQDMLVRVQPGVTRSQLNRELKKYGLFFSVDPGADATLGGMAATNASGTTAVRYGVMRDQVRDLEVVLSDGRIIRTGGRAAKSSSGYHLTGLFVGSEGTLGLFTELTLRVFGIPEAIMAARAVFPTVKQAVNAAVSIISSGIPVARLELVDALSMKYLNEHSETRYPAAPTLFLEFHGNEAGLKRDVVFAEELAQGEECQGFQFETDTKARAKLWEARHHLAYAFIHRSPGKRLMVTDVCVPMSELAGAVEHARHALNQEGMEGGILGHIGDGNYHVLMMIDPTDPRDVDKAEKINASIVEYALGRGGTCTGEHGVGVGKIRYLRREHKEAVDVMMSIKQALDPKGILNPGKKLPPR, via the coding sequence ATGGAATGGATTGATTCATTGCGGAAATTGCTGAAGGAAGATCAGGTCACGGTGAATCCGACGGAACTGGAACGGCACAGCCGGGACGAATCGTATCACACACCCCATCTTCCGGATGTGGTCGTTTTTCCGGAAAACCGGGAGGAAGTCAGCCGCATTCTGCGCTTTGCAAACGACCGGGAAATTCCCGTCACCCCCTTCGGCTTGGGAAGCAGCCTGGAGGGGCACGTGATTCCGTACAAGGGCGGCATCTCCGTCGATTTTCAGCGCATGAACAAGATCCTCGAGGTTCGGCCGCAGGACATGTTGGTCCGCGTACAGCCCGGAGTGACGAGGAGCCAATTGAACAGGGAATTGAAGAAATACGGGCTGTTTTTCTCGGTCGACCCGGGAGCGGACGCCACGCTGGGAGGCATGGCCGCCACCAATGCGAGCGGAACCACGGCGGTTCGCTACGGCGTGATGCGGGATCAGGTGAGGGATCTGGAGGTGGTTTTGTCCGACGGCCGAATCATCCGCACCGGCGGCCGGGCGGCCAAATCCTCCTCCGGTTACCATTTGACCGGCCTGTTCGTGGGTTCGGAGGGAACCCTCGGCCTGTTCACCGAATTGACCCTTCGGGTGTTCGGAATCCCGGAGGCCATCATGGCGGCGCGGGCCGTGTTTCCCACGGTCAAGCAGGCGGTCAACGCCGCGGTTTCCATCATCTCCTCGGGGATACCGGTGGCCCGGCTCGAACTGGTGGACGCTCTGTCGATGAAATACCTGAACGAACACAGCGAAACCCGCTATCCGGCGGCCCCGACACTGTTTTTGGAATTCCACGGAAACGAGGCGGGGTTGAAAAGGGACGTCGTCTTCGCCGAGGAACTGGCGCAGGGAGAGGAATGCCAAGGGTTTCAATTTGAAACCGACACGAAGGCGAGGGCGAAACTGTGGGAGGCGCGCCACCACCTGGCTTATGCCTTCATTCACCGGTCCCCCGGCAAACGGTTGATGGTGACCGATGTGTGCGTTCCCATGTCGGAATTGGCCGGCGCCGTGGAGCACGCCAGGCACGCGCTGAATCAGGAAGGAATGGAAGGGGGCATTCTCGGCCATATCGGGGATGGAAACTATCACGTATTGATGATGATCGATCCGACGGATCCCCGGGATGTGGATAAAGCCGAAAAGATCAACGCCTCCATCGTCGAATACGCCCTCGGCCGGGGAGGCACCTGCACGGGGGAACACGGCGTCGGCGTGGGAAAAATTCGCTACCTGCGCCGGGAACACAAGGAGGCCGTGGACGTGATGATGAGCATCAAGCAGGCGCTGGATCCGAAGGGGATCCTCAACCCGGGCAAAAAGCTGCCGCCCCGATAA
- a CDS encoding TRAP transporter substrate-binding protein codes for MRRGVAMLFTLVLLASIIAAGCGGPSAGGAKTIKVANYFADDHPQNVALREKFKPMVEAKTDLRVQIYGNSQLGAEKEFYDGVRNGTIEMGIPGMIMQADIPKMGIPELPFIFKDLDHANKVLKGPLGEELTADLEREHGVKALAWSANGMRMFSSNKPLRRMGDFRGFRLRMPNIPNYIAFGKALGANVTPMPISEVFTALEQGVVDGQDNPIATLRASGWYEVQSYVLESNHMFSPNLYIINSGFWNRLSPREQEVIAEAAKESAAYEWDLLKKSIEEDKKFLKDQGIRFIVPDKRFRAAMEKAAEPIYQQFYREHPETKDLIERIRRTSP; via the coding sequence ATGAGAAGAGGCGTTGCCATGCTGTTTACCCTGGTGCTGCTTGCGTCGATTATCGCCGCGGGCTGCGGGGGGCCGTCTGCGGGCGGTGCCAAAACGATCAAAGTGGCCAATTATTTTGCCGACGACCATCCGCAAAACGTGGCTCTTCGGGAAAAGTTCAAGCCGATGGTGGAAGCGAAGACCGATCTCCGGGTGCAGATTTACGGAAACAGCCAATTGGGAGCGGAGAAAGAGTTTTACGACGGGGTGCGGAACGGCACCATCGAGATGGGCATCCCCGGGATGATCATGCAGGCGGATATCCCGAAGATGGGCATCCCCGAGCTCCCCTTCATCTTCAAGGACCTGGACCATGCCAACAAAGTGCTGAAGGGCCCCCTGGGAGAGGAGTTGACGGCGGACCTGGAAAGGGAGCACGGGGTGAAAGCCCTCGCCTGGAGCGCCAACGGGATGCGGATGTTTTCCAGCAACAAGCCTTTGCGCCGCATGGGGGATTTCCGGGGCTTCCGCCTCCGGATGCCGAACATCCCGAACTATATCGCCTTCGGTAAAGCCCTTGGCGCCAACGTGACACCGATGCCGATCTCGGAGGTGTTCACCGCGCTGGAACAGGGGGTGGTGGACGGACAGGACAACCCGATCGCGACGCTTCGGGCTTCCGGATGGTATGAAGTGCAATCCTACGTGCTGGAGTCCAACCACATGTTCAGCCCCAATCTGTACATCATCAACAGCGGGTTCTGGAATCGCCTCTCGCCTAGGGAACAAGAGGTGATCGCCGAGGCGGCGAAGGAATCGGCGGCCTACGAATGGGATCTGCTCAAGAAGAGCATTGAGGAGGACAAAAAGTTCCTGAAGGATCAGGGAATCCGGTTCATCGTCCCGGACAAGCGGTTCCGTGCGGCCATGGAAAAGGCGGCGGAGCCCATCTATCAGCAGTTTTACCGGGAACATCCGGAGACGAAGGACTTGATCGAGCGGATCCGGAGGACGAGTCCGTGA
- a CDS encoding TRAP transporter small permease, translating into MNRWMERAGRWFEGLLNLLIALSLAGMSALVFLNVVLRYFFDSGITWSEEMSRFLFVWMVFLGAIAALKERMHLAVDVVFKRLSPGWKKFFAVISHSLVLYVLWLVFDGSWKMTWLNMASKAPATGVSLGFVYGVGVVTSLAMAVIVILRLFRILFGGSGESDFSLSEGSADTD; encoded by the coding sequence ATGAATCGCTGGATGGAAAGGGCGGGCCGCTGGTTCGAGGGATTGCTGAATCTGTTGATCGCTCTCTCCCTTGCGGGGATGTCGGCGCTGGTTTTTCTCAATGTGGTGCTGCGCTATTTTTTCGACTCCGGCATCACCTGGTCCGAAGAGATGTCCCGTTTTCTGTTCGTGTGGATGGTGTTCCTTGGGGCGATCGCCGCCTTGAAGGAGCGGATGCATCTCGCCGTCGACGTCGTATTCAAACGGTTGTCACCGGGTTGGAAGAAGTTCTTTGCCGTCATCAGCCATTCTCTGGTCCTGTACGTCCTGTGGCTTGTCTTTGACGGAAGCTGGAAGATGACCTGGTTGAACATGGCGTCAAAGGCTCCGGCCACCGGCGTTTCCCTCGGCTTCGTGTACGGGGTCGGGGTGGTGACCAGCCTGGCGATGGCCGTCATCGTCATCCTTCGCCTGTTCCGGATTCTCTTCGGCGGAAGCGGGGAATCGGACTTCTCCCTGTCGGAGGGAAGCGCTGACACGGACTGA
- a CDS encoding TRAP transporter large permease: MLWVFLVALFAALAAGVPVAFALMLCSVALMVSMNMLDSQIVAQNLINGANNFALMAIPFFILAGELMNRGGMSKRIVQFAMTLVGHVRGGLGYVVIIASVLFAGLSGSAVADTAALGAILIPMMVERGYDKKVPTAIVSSAGIIAPIIPPSIPMILFGVVSGVSITQLFMGGIVPGLLIAIGLMLVWTYMSRRETAELPPRKSVKEILIATKEAGWALLMPVIIIGGLRGGVFTPTEAGVIAVFYALFVGMFVYRNIGPRQLYDALIRSAKTTSVVMFVASAAIVSAWMITVANVPQEMTELLNPLIDSPLLLLLFINLLLLAVGMVMDLTPTILILTPVLMPIVKAAGIDPVYFGIIMVINLCIGLITPPVGTVLYVGCGISRISIGELVKGLWPFMLVEIAILLLLVFFPQIVTVPLEWLT, encoded by the coding sequence ATGCTGTGGGTTTTTCTCGTCGCGTTGTTCGCCGCACTGGCCGCAGGTGTTCCCGTCGCTTTTGCTCTCATGCTGTGCTCCGTCGCGCTGATGGTCTCCATGAATATGCTGGACAGTCAGATCGTCGCCCAGAACCTGATTAACGGGGCGAACAATTTCGCCCTGATGGCCATCCCCTTCTTCATCCTCGCCGGGGAACTGATGAACCGGGGGGGAATGTCGAAGCGGATCGTCCAGTTCGCGATGACCCTCGTCGGCCACGTCCGGGGCGGGCTGGGGTATGTGGTGATCATCGCCAGCGTTCTGTTCGCCGGGCTGTCGGGCTCGGCCGTCGCCGACACGGCGGCGTTGGGCGCCATCCTGATTCCCATGATGGTCGAACGGGGATACGACAAAAAAGTTCCCACCGCCATCGTGTCCTCCGCCGGAATCATCGCCCCGATCATTCCCCCGAGCATTCCCATGATCCTTTTCGGCGTGGTGAGCGGTGTTTCCATCACCCAGCTGTTCATGGGAGGAATCGTCCCGGGACTTTTGATCGCCATCGGCTTGATGCTGGTGTGGACCTATATGTCCCGGAGGGAAACGGCGGAGCTGCCCCCGCGGAAAAGTGTGAAGGAGATCCTGATCGCCACCAAGGAGGCGGGTTGGGCTCTGTTGATGCCGGTGATCATCATCGGGGGTTTGCGAGGAGGGGTGTTCACTCCGACGGAGGCCGGCGTGATCGCCGTCTTTTACGCCCTGTTCGTGGGGATGTTCGTTTACCGCAACATCGGGCCGCGTCAACTGTACGACGCCCTGATCCGGTCGGCGAAAACCACGAGCGTCGTCATGTTCGTCGCGTCGGCGGCCATCGTCTCCGCCTGGATGATCACCGTCGCCAACGTGCCGCAGGAAATGACGGAACTTTTGAATCCCCTCATCGACAGTCCGCTACTGCTCCTGCTTTTCATCAACCTATTGCTGCTGGCGGTGGGCATGGTGATGGATCTGACCCCGACGATCCTGATTTTGACGCCGGTGTTGATGCCCATTGTCAAAGCCGCGGGGATCGATCCGGTCTATTTCGGCATCATCATGGTCATCAATCTCTGCATCGGCTTGATCACTCCCCCCGTGGGCACGGTGCTCTATGTCGGATGCGGCATCAGCCGGATCAGCATCGGCGAGCTGGTGAAGGGATTGTGGCCCTTCATGTTGGTGGAGATCGCCATCCTCCTGCTGCTCGTCTTCTTTCCCCAAATTGTCACGGTTCCGTTGGAGTGGCTGACCTAA
- a CDS encoding C-terminal binding protein encodes MGRWKVVVTDWEFADLRYEEKVLGGGPFELIPAQCRTEEEVIAACRDADAILNQYAPLGRRVVEALNRCRVIVRYGVGVNTIDLAAATEKGICVANVPDYCLDEVSDHALALLLNLARRITAADRLVKRGEWDFKRAAPVRRLRGQTVGLVGFGNIPRILAAKLKPLGFRLIAHDPYVPRAVAEERGVSLVSLDRLCREADIVSVHAPLTAETRGMIGREQLRSMKPQAYLVNTSRGPVVDEGALLEALREGWIAGAALDVVEEEPIRPDHPLLSMEQVILTPHMAWYSEEAMEELRTKAAEAVREVLQHGRYPRYLVNLEVMEQALPGKRQ; translated from the coding sequence TTGGGCCGGTGGAAAGTGGTGGTGACCGATTGGGAATTTGCCGATCTGCGGTACGAGGAGAAGGTGCTTGGCGGCGGCCCCTTTGAGCTGATTCCCGCGCAGTGCCGGACAGAGGAGGAGGTGATCGCCGCCTGCCGGGATGCGGACGCGATTCTCAACCAGTATGCCCCTCTGGGGCGAAGGGTGGTGGAGGCGCTGAACCGGTGCCGGGTGATCGTCCGCTACGGGGTGGGCGTGAACACCATCGATTTGGCGGCGGCCACGGAGAAGGGGATCTGTGTCGCCAACGTGCCCGACTATTGTCTCGACGAGGTGTCCGATCATGCGCTGGCTCTCCTGCTCAATCTGGCGCGCCGCATCACTGCGGCCGACCGGCTGGTCAAGCGGGGGGAGTGGGACTTCAAGAGGGCCGCACCGGTCCGCCGGCTGCGGGGTCAGACCGTGGGTCTGGTCGGGTTCGGAAACATCCCCCGGATCCTGGCGGCGAAATTGAAGCCCCTGGGCTTCCGCCTGATCGCCCATGATCCCTATGTTCCCCGGGCGGTCGCCGAGGAACGGGGGGTGTCCCTCGTCTCCCTGGACCGGTTGTGCCGGGAGGCGGACATTGTTTCCGTTCACGCGCCGCTGACGGCGGAAACCCGGGGGATGATCGGCAGGGAGCAGTTGCGGAGCATGAAGCCCCAGGCGTACCTCGTCAACACCTCCCGGGGACCGGTTGTCGATGAGGGGGCTTTGCTGGAAGCCCTTCGGGAGGGGTGGATCGCCGGGGCGGCACTGGATGTGGTGGAGGAGGAACCGATCCGGCCGGACCATCCGCTGCTGTCGATGGAACAGGTGATCCTGACACCCCACATGGCCTGGTATTCGGAAGAGGCCATGGAAGAGCTCAGGACAAAGGCGGCCGAAGCGGTACGGGAGGTGTTGCAGCACGGGAGATATCCGCGGTACCTCGTCAACCTGGAGGTAATGGAACAGGCTTTGCCGGGGAAACGGCAGTGA
- a CDS encoding TRAP transporter substrate-binding protein — translation MKRVWGSVCVVLCLVLVTAACGTSGSAGEAIVIKAGIGLNEDHPQGQALNRFKEIVEEKSGGRIQVRPYFSAQLGDDLKMTEALQAGVQEVTIPSTSPLVGIVPEFGIFDLPFVFDEEEEADAVLDGALGQKILDKLPEHGLVGLTYWENGYRNLTNSRRPVKRAEDFRGLKIRTMQTDVHLDAFKALGSNPTPMPFSEVFTALESGTVDGQENPLATIVSNKFYEVQDYLSLTKHVYTPFVFLVSKSFWDRLSPEDQQLIREAAIEAGKYERELNRKVNAESLEELKKQGIKINEVSPEERERMKQIIQPVIEKYRKKLGEDLVSQLFEEVEKARNR, via the coding sequence ATGAAACGGGTGTGGGGTTCGGTGTGTGTGGTTCTCTGCCTGGTCCTTGTGACTGCGGCCTGCGGCACCTCCGGGTCTGCGGGGGAGGCCATTGTGATCAAGGCGGGAATCGGTCTGAACGAAGATCATCCCCAGGGGCAGGCCCTCAACCGATTTAAGGAGATCGTCGAAGAAAAAAGCGGCGGCCGCATCCAGGTGCGCCCCTATTTCAGCGCCCAGCTCGGGGATGATTTGAAGATGACGGAGGCGCTTCAGGCGGGCGTACAGGAAGTGACCATTCCGTCCACTTCCCCTTTGGTCGGCATCGTGCCGGAATTCGGGATCTTCGATCTTCCCTTCGTGTTTGACGAAGAGGAGGAGGCGGACGCGGTTCTCGACGGAGCTTTGGGGCAGAAGATTTTGGACAAATTGCCCGAACACGGTTTGGTGGGGTTGACCTACTGGGAGAACGGCTACCGCAATCTGACCAACAGCCGGCGGCCGGTGAAGAGGGCCGAGGACTTCAGAGGGCTGAAGATTCGCACCATGCAGACGGACGTTCACCTGGATGCCTTCAAAGCCTTGGGGAGCAACCCGACGCCGATGCCATTCTCCGAAGTGTTTACGGCCCTGGAAAGCGGGACGGTGGACGGGCAGGAAAACCCTCTAGCGACGATCGTCTCCAACAAGTTTTACGAGGTGCAGGATTATCTCTCCTTGACCAAGCATGTGTACACCCCTTTCGTCTTCCTGGTCAGCAAATCCTTTTGGGACCGCCTCTCCCCCGAAGATCAGCAGCTGATCCGCGAAGCGGCGATCGAGGCCGGAAAGTATGAACGGGAGCTGAACCGAAAAGTGAACGCCGAATCCCTCGAGGAGCTGAAGAAACAGGGGATCAAGATCAATGAGGTGTCGCCGGAGGAACGGGAAAGGATGAAACAAATCATCCAGCCGGTGATTGAAAAGTACAGAAAAAAGCTGGGGGAAGACCTGGTCAGCCAGCTCTTTGAAGAGGTGGAAAAGGCGAGAAACCGTTGA
- a CDS encoding lactate racemase domain-containing protein yields MRVIKSLLKDVPLPRMVKVRQSFPAPEVADVPGAVREAVAAEGVLERISEGDRVAIAVGSRGVADIDVMTREVVRLVRSRGGQPFIVPAMGSHGGATAEGQIEVLKQLGVTESSVEAPIRSSMDVVEVGRLASGLPVYTDRQAYSADKVIVINRVKPHTAFRGPVESGLMKMITIGLGKQKGAETAHSRGFQYMAEHVVAMARIVLSQVPIIFGLATVENAYDRPAKIVAVPAEKIEAVEPDLLLEAKSLMPRILFDPIDVLVVDEIGKDISGDGMDPNITGRYPTPYASGGPRVTRIAVLGLTERTHGNANGIGLADIITRKALEAIEWEKGYANALTSTVVSTVKLPMFMETEELAVKAAIKTCNAPDPSRVRLVWIRNTLELKNLWISESLLEEARRREDVEILTEPEATDFSVWPGDKSDERKDPG; encoded by the coding sequence ATGCGGGTGATCAAGTCGCTGCTCAAGGACGTTCCCCTTCCCCGAATGGTGAAGGTGCGGCAATCCTTCCCGGCTCCGGAGGTGGCCGATGTTCCGGGCGCGGTGCGGGAAGCGGTTGCGGCGGAAGGAGTGCTGGAGCGCATTTCAGAAGGGGATCGGGTGGCGATCGCCGTGGGGAGCCGCGGCGTGGCCGATATCGATGTCATGACCCGGGAGGTGGTTCGCCTCGTCCGTTCCAGGGGTGGTCAACCCTTCATCGTTCCCGCCATGGGCAGCCACGGGGGAGCGACGGCGGAAGGGCAGATCGAGGTTTTGAAACAGCTGGGCGTCACCGAATCGTCGGTGGAGGCACCGATCCGTTCCTCCATGGACGTGGTGGAGGTGGGGAGGCTGGCGAGCGGCCTTCCGGTCTACACCGACAGGCAAGCTTATTCGGCCGACAAGGTGATTGTCATCAACCGCGTCAAACCCCACACCGCCTTCCGGGGCCCCGTGGAGAGCGGGCTGATGAAAATGATCACCATCGGCCTGGGAAAGCAGAAAGGGGCGGAAACTGCCCATTCCCGCGGTTTTCAGTACATGGCGGAACACGTGGTGGCCATGGCCAGAATCGTCCTGAGCCAAGTGCCCATCATCTTCGGCCTGGCCACCGTCGAGAACGCCTATGACCGGCCGGCCAAGATCGTGGCGGTGCCGGCGGAGAAGATTGAGGCGGTGGAGCCCGATCTGCTGCTGGAGGCGAAGTCGCTGATGCCGCGGATCTTGTTTGATCCGATCGATGTGTTGGTGGTGGATGAGATCGGCAAGGACATCTCCGGCGACGGGATGGATCCCAATATCACCGGACGCTATCCGACGCCTTACGCCTCCGGCGGTCCCCGGGTGACCCGGATCGCCGTGCTCGGCTTGACGGAAAGGACCCACGGAAATGCCAATGGAATCGGCCTCGCCGATATCATCACCCGAAAGGCCCTTGAGGCGATCGAATGGGAGAAGGGGTACGCCAACGCGCTGACGAGCACAGTGGTCTCCACCGTCAAGCTGCCCATGTTTATGGAAACGGAGGAGCTGGCGGTGAAGGCGGCGATCAAGACGTGCAACGCCCCCGACCCGTCCAGAGTGCGGCTGGTCTGGATACGGAACACGCTGGAATTGAAGAATCTCTGGATCTCGGAGAGCCTGCTGGAGGAAGCCCGGCGGCGGGAGGACGTCGAGATTTTGACGGAACCGGAAGCGACGGATTTTTCCGTTTGGCCCGGCGATAAAAGCGACGAGAGGAAGGATCCCGGATGA
- the dgoD gene encoding galactonate dehydratase, protein MKVTGISLYKVPPRWLFLKVETDAGLAGWGEPIVEGRADTVAACVRELSDYLIGKDPLKIEDHWQVLYRGGFYRGGPILTSALSGMEQALWDIKGKYYGIPVYEMLGGAARDKIRVYSWIGGDRPQDVAAAAKERVEAGFTAVKMNATEEMNYIDTPAKVEAVVDRIAAVREAVGGDIGIGVDFHGRVHRAMGKILAKELEPFRPMFLEEPVLPENNEALREIARHTAAPIATGERMYTRWGFKRILLEGYVDILQPDPSHAGGILEVRKIAAMAEAFDAAVALHCPLGPIALAAALQVDACTPNAIIQEQSLGIHYNRDGDLLDYLVDPRVFRYDGGFVEIPRGPGLGIEIDEKRVEEAARRGHNWKNPVWRNEDGTVAEW, encoded by the coding sequence ATGAAAGTGACGGGGATATCGCTCTACAAAGTCCCTCCGCGCTGGCTGTTTCTGAAGGTGGAGACGGATGCCGGCCTCGCGGGGTGGGGGGAACCGATCGTGGAAGGGCGGGCCGACACCGTGGCCGCCTGTGTCCGGGAGCTGAGCGATTATCTCATCGGCAAGGATCCGCTCAAGATCGAAGATCACTGGCAGGTCCTGTACCGCGGAGGGTTTTACCGGGGAGGTCCGATCCTGACCAGCGCCCTGTCCGGCATGGAACAGGCCTTGTGGGACATCAAGGGCAAGTATTACGGCATCCCCGTTTACGAGATGCTGGGCGGCGCCGCCCGCGACAAGATTCGCGTCTACTCCTGGATCGGAGGAGACCGTCCGCAGGATGTGGCGGCCGCGGCGAAGGAAAGGGTGGAGGCGGGATTTACCGCGGTCAAGATGAATGCGACGGAAGAGATGAATTATATCGACACGCCTGCTAAGGTGGAGGCCGTGGTCGACCGGATCGCGGCCGTCCGGGAAGCGGTCGGAGGGGATATCGGAATCGGCGTCGATTTTCACGGCCGGGTGCACCGGGCGATGGGGAAGATTCTGGCCAAGGAGCTTGAGCCCTTCCGTCCGATGTTTTTGGAGGAACCGGTGCTTCCGGAAAACAACGAGGCCCTCCGGGAAATCGCCCGCCACACCGCGGCGCCGATCGCCACCGGCGAACGGATGTATACGCGCTGGGGGTTTAAACGGATCTTGCTGGAGGGGTATGTGGACATCCTTCAGCCGGACCCGTCCCATGCCGGAGGCATCCTGGAGGTGAGAAAAATCGCCGCCATGGCGGAAGCCTTCGATGCGGCGGTGGCCCTCCACTGCCCCCTCGGTCCGATCGCCCTGGCCGCGGCGCTGCAGGTGGATGCCTGCACGCCCAATGCGATCATCCAGGAGCAGAGCCTGGGCATCCATTACAACCGGGACGGCGATTTGCTCGATTATCTCGTCGATCCCCGGGTGTTCCGCTATGACGGCGGCTTTGTGGAGATTCCCAGGGGACCGGGCCTCGGCATCGAGATCGATGAGAAGCGCGTCGAGGAGGCGGCGCGGCGGGGGCACAACTGGAAAAACCCGGTCTGGCGAAATGAAGACGGGACCGTGGCGGAATGGTAG
- a CDS encoding dihydroxy-acid dehydratase translates to MALRYPNIDNPVNPYRDNVQGKANEPICVAGLLDRAKQVLGPAYEGPAPDWTLEAIYDRLENNAPRIVIIGGSADHPAHIMDYLTTARAALRIWQNGGVPFSFSTPVMCDGTAQSNQGMSYSLQSRNAVAEVVVNQIEAHSYHGAFVIQGCDKQPLGVVSALAHVDRIRRLRGEAPFFATFAPAHVLKGGTIPPDLRRELENVAKRAEGQGADDIAQDLRETMAYILQCSSNTAFQGVLQRARERGILTKEEHKDYEKRLAVATCDGKGGICAFNGTGNSSRHLVAGLGLVHPALELLTEPPDQEAVNRALDSLAAMINDPAFGVSNIMAANVRNAIRIHSASGGSTNLMMHLVAAMLYGGYRFSLWDIDRIHKEHPVPDLFDYSLTEGRDIFALALQCCSGKIRGMETLFHELLENGVPMDLDAPTVTGTTWRERLARREGLSAERVTDNPIILSEPRRPFSGVDVLTGNFFESAVVKISGMPTPQLDEFDKKAAFVLYYENEEDANRSLLDPDLLEHLKRKRHFSHQNLRAMLRHNGPEHVERWKDMDYDELYDHMVKNHVLKIAVVISGQGPAAFGMPEMFTPMQHINANRTLRRLVTVISDGRYSGVTYGAAIGHMTPEALQGGGILYLKTGDLLYLDLRRGEIQFLDASAFQNGQLRFEFDSVRTARQPLAEQRLSRLRRRQRRVAAGNRLVAHTDAAHGVVPLAVAEEAELDYRSDVLLPKGKRVAR, encoded by the coding sequence ATGGCCCTTCGGTATCCGAACATCGACAACCCGGTGAATCCCTACCGGGACAACGTGCAGGGAAAGGCGAACGAGCCGATCTGCGTGGCGGGATTGCTGGACCGCGCCAAACAGGTTCTCGGTCCGGCCTATGAGGGGCCTGCGCCCGACTGGACGCTGGAGGCGATTTATGACCGCCTGGAAAACAATGCCCCGCGGATCGTCATCATCGGCGGGTCCGCTGATCATCCCGCCCACATCATGGATTATCTGACGACGGCCCGGGCGGCCCTTCGCATATGGCAGAACGGCGGCGTTCCCTTTTCCTTCTCCACGCCCGTCATGTGTGACGGAACGGCGCAGAGCAACCAGGGGATGAGTTATTCCCTGCAAAGCCGCAACGCGGTGGCGGAGGTGGTGGTGAATCAGATCGAGGCCCACAGCTATCACGGAGCCTTCGTGATCCAGGGATGCGACAAACAGCCCCTCGGGGTCGTCAGCGCACTGGCCCATGTGGATCGGATCCGCCGCTTGCGGGGGGAAGCTCCCTTCTTTGCCACCTTCGCACCGGCCCATGTGTTGAAGGGAGGGACGATCCCGCCGGATCTGCGCAGGGAGCTGGAGAACGTGGCCAAGAGGGCGGAGGGCCAGGGGGCGGACGACATCGCACAGGATTTGCGGGAAACGATGGCCTACATCCTGCAGTGTTCCTCGAACACCGCTTTCCAGGGAGTGCTTCAGCGGGCCCGGGAACGCGGCATCCTGACGAAAGAAGAGCACAAGGATTACGAAAAGCGGCTGGCGGTGGCAACCTGTGACGGCAAAGGCGGCATCTGCGCCTTCAACGGAACCGGCAACAGCTCGCGCCATCTGGTGGCCGGTCTCGGTCTGGTCCATCCGGCGCTGGAGCTGTTGACGGAACCCCCGGACCAGGAAGCGGTGAACCGGGCCCTCGACAGTCTGGCGGCGATGATCAACGATCCGGCGTTCGGCGTGTCCAATATCATGGCCGCCAACGTCCGGAACGCGATACGGATCCACAGCGCATCCGGCGGATCGACCAACCTGATGATGCACCTGGTGGCGGCAATGCTGTACGGAGGCTACCGATTCAGCCTCTGGGACATCGACCGGATTCACAAGGAACACCCGGTTCCGGATCTGTTCGACTACAGCCTGACGGAGGGGCGGGACATCTTTGCCCTGGCCCTGCAGTGCTGCAGCGGAAAGATCCGCGGCATGGAGACGCTGTTCCACGAGCTTCTGGAAAACGGGGTCCCGATGGATCTGGATGCCCCCACGGTCACCGGAACCACGTGGCGGGAACGGCTGGCGAGGCGGGAGGGGCTTTCCGCCGAGCGCGTGACCGACAATCCGATCATTTTGTCCGAGCCCCGGCGTCCCTTCAGCGGGGTGGACGTGCTCACCGGCAACTTTTTTGAGAGCGCGGTGGTCAAAATCAGCGGCATGCCGACGCCCCAACTGGATGAGTTCGACAAGAAAGCGGCCTTCGTCCTCTACTACGAAAACGAGGAGGATGCCAACCGAAGCCTGCTCGATCCGGATTTGCTGGAGCATTTGAAGCGAAAGCGCCACTTCAGCCATCAAAACCTGCGGGCCATGCTGAGGCACAACGGGCCGGAGCATGTTGAAAGATGGAAAGACATGGATTATGACGAGCTGTACGATCACATGGTGAAAAACCACGTGTTGAAAATTGCGGTGGTCATCTCCGGACAGGGCCCCGCCGCCTTCGGGATGCCGGAAATGTTCACCCCGATGCAGCACATCAACGCCAACCGAACCCTGAGGAGGCTGGTCACCGTCATCAGCGACGGACGCTATTCGGGGGTGACCTATGGTGCGGCGATCGGGCACATGACGCCCGAAGCCCTGCAGGGAGGGGGAATTCTCTATCTGAAGACGGGGGACCTGCTGTATCTCGATCTGAGAAGGGGAGAGATTCAGTTTCTGGATGCGTCAGCCTTTCAAAACGGGCAACTGCGGTTCGAATTTGATTCCGTCCGCACCGCCCGACAGCCCCTGGCCGAGCAGCGGCTCTCCCGCCTCCGCAGGCGTCAGCGGCGGGTGGCTGCCGGCAACCGGCTGGTCGCCCATACCGATGCGGCGCACGGAGTGGTTCCGCTGGCGGTGGCGGAGGAAGCCGAGTTGGATTATCGGAGCGACGTCCTCCTGCCCAAGGGAAAGCGCGTGGCCCGGTAG